In a single window of the Acipenser ruthenus chromosome 20, fAciRut3.2 maternal haplotype, whole genome shotgun sequence genome:
- the LOC117425423 gene encoding pleckstrin homology domain-containing family F member 1-like, with protein sequence MAPRLAFTEDNALRIAAVERAFAPSGKSLSKPGRVLVGEGRLMKLCRRSLQPKMFFLFNDIIVYGSIVVHRLWYKNQHIIPLEDIVIEDLADSLEMKNQWLLRTPKKSFYMSAASEKEKQAWICHIIECREQQLISSRKEPTTSFATTWIPDRASQICMRCADKFTVTQRRHHCRQCGFVVCNSCSKCRIVIPAISKKPVRVCTLCFNTLLCEKAKEEAGKRSSDGFDLEMPVYEASSDEDSDEREEDDMMPIRWVKSQNIYHPKNTCFAYLE encoded by the coding sequence ATGGCACCCCGCTTAGCATTCACAGAGGATAACGCTCTGCGCATTGCTGCCGTGGAGAGAGCCTTTGCACCGTCGGGTAAAAGTCTTTCAAAGCCTGGGCGCGTGCTGGTGGGAGAGGGGAGGCTCATGAAGCTGTGTCGCCGTAGCCTGCAGCCCAAGATGTTCTTCCTCTTCAATGACATTATAGTGTACGGCAGCATCGTGGTCCACAGGCTCTGGTACAAAAACCAGCACATCATCCCACTGGAAGATATCGTTATTGAAGATCTGGCGGATAGCCTGGAAATGAAAAACCAGTGGCTCCTCAGAACGCCCAAGAAATCTTTCTACATGTCCGCTGCTTCCGAGAAGGAAAAGCAGGCGTGGATCTGCCACATTATCGAGTGCAGGGAGCAGCAGTTGATCAGTTCGAGGAAGGAGCCCACCACTAGTTTCGCAACTACCTGGATTCCTGACCGAGCCTCACAAATCTGCATGCGCTGTGCGGACAAGTTCACTGTGACGCAACGGAGGCACCACTGCCGGCAGTGTGGCTTTGTGGTGTGCAACTCATGCTCCAAATGCAGGATTGTCATCCCAGCCATCTCTAAAAAACCTGTCAGAGTGTGCACTCTGTGTTTCAACACTCTACTGTGTGAGAAGGCCAAGGAGGAGGCTGGGAAGAGGAGTTCAGACGGGTTTGACTTGGAAATGCCCGTGTATGAAGCATCAAGTGATGAGGACAGTGATGAGAGGGAGGAAGATGACATGATGCCCATCCGATGGGTAAAATCACAGAATATCTACCATCCAAAAAACACTTGCTTTGCATATCTTGAATAA
- the LOC117963605 gene encoding pleckstrin homology domain-containing family F member 1-like: protein MAPRLAFTEDNALRIAAVERAFAPSGKSLSKPGRVLVGEGRLMKLCRRSLQPKMFFLFNDIIVYGSIVVHRLWYKNQHIIPLEDIVIEDLADSLEMKNQWLLRTPKKSFYMSAASEKEKQTWICHIIECREQQLISSRKEPTTSFATTLIPDRASQICMRCVDKFTVTQRRHHCRQCGFVVCNSCSKCRIVIPAISKKPVRVCTLCFNTLLCEKAKEEAGKRSSDGFDLEMPVYEASSDEDSDEREEDDMMPIRWVKSQNIYHPKNTCFAYLE from the coding sequence ATGGCACCCCGCTTAGCATTCACAGAGGATAACGCTCTGCGCATTGCTGCCGTGGAGAGAGCCTTTGCACCATCGGGTAAAAGTCTTTCAAAGCCTGGGCGCGTGCTGGTGGGAGAGGGGAGGCTCATGAAGCTGTGTCGCCGTAGCCTGCAGCCCAAGATGTTCTTCCTCTTCAATGACATTATAGTGTACGGCAGCATCGTGGTCCACAGGCTCTGGTACAAAAACCAGCACATCATCCCACTGGAAGATATCGTTATTGAAGATCTGGCGGATAGCCTGGAAATGAAAAACCAGTGGCTCCTCAGAACGCCCAAGAAATCTTTCTACATGTCCGCTGCTTCCGAGAAGGAAAAGCAGACGTGGATCTGCCACATTATCGAGTGCAGGGAGCAGCAGTTGATCAGTTCGAGGAAGGAGCCCACCACTAGTTTCGCAACTACCTTGATTCCTGACCGAGCCTCACAAATCTGCATGCGCTGTGTGGACAAGTTCACTGTGACGCAACGGAGGCACCACTGCCGGCAGTGTGGCTTTGTGGTGTGCAACTCATGCTCCAAGTGCAGGATTGTCATCCCAGCCATCTCTAAAAAACCTGTCAGAGTGTGCACTCTGTGTTTCAACACTCTACTGTGTGAGAAGGCCAAGGAGGAGGCTGGGAAGAGGAGTTCAGACGGGTTTGACTTGGAAATGCCCGTGTATGAAGCATCAAGTGATGAGGACAGTGATGAGAGGGAGGAAGATGACATGATGCCCATCCGATGGGTAAAATCACAGAATATCTACCATCCGAAAAACACTTGCTTTGCATATCTTGAATAA
- the LOC117425422 gene encoding pleckstrin homology domain-containing family F member 1-like, with the protein MAPRLAFTEDNALRIAAVERAFAPSGKSLSKPGRVLVGEGRLMKLCRRSLQPKMFFLFNDIIVYGSIVVHRLWYKNQHIIPLEDIVIEDLADSLEMKNQWLLRTPKKSFYMSAASEKEKQAWICHIIECREQQLISSRKEPTTSFATTWIPDRASQICMRCADKFTVTQRRHHCRQCGFVVCNSCSKCRIVIPAISKKPVRVCTLCFNTLLCEKAKEEAGKRSSDGFDLEMPVYEASSDEDSDEREEDDMMPIRWVKSQNIYHPKNTCFAYLE; encoded by the coding sequence ATGGCACCCCGCTTAGCATTCACAGAGGATAACGCTCTGCGCATTGCTGCCGTGGAGAGAGCCTTTGCACCGTCGGGTAAAAGTCTTTCAAAGCCTGGGCGCGTGCTGGTGGGAGAGGGGAGGCTCATGAAGCTGTGTCGCCGTAGCCTGCAGCCCAAGATGTTCTTCCTCTTCAATGACATTATAGTGTACGGCAGCATCGTGGTCCACAGGCTCTGGTACAAAAACCAGCACATCATCCCACTGGAAGATATCGTTATTGAAGATCTGGCGGATAGCCTGGAAATGAAAAACCAGTGGCTCCTCAGAACGCCCAAGAAATCTTTCTACATGTCCGCTGCTTCCGAGAAGGAAAAGCAGGCGTGGATCTGCCACATTATCGAGTGCAGGGAGCAGCAGTTGATCAGTTCGAGGAAGGAGCCCACCACTAGTTTCGCAACTACCTGGATTCCTGACCGAGCCTCACAAATCTGCATGCGCTGTGCGGACAAGTTCACTGTGACGCAACGGAGGCACCACTGCCGGCAGTGTGGCTTTGTGGTGTGCAACTCATGCTCCAAGTGCAGGATTGTCATCCCAGCCATCTCTAAAAAACCTGTCAGAGTGTGCACTCTGTGTTTCAACACTCTACTGTGTGAGAAGGCCAAGGAGGAGGCTGGGAAGAGGAGTTCAGACGGGTTTGACTTGGAAATGCCTGTGTATGAAGCATCAAGTGATGAGGACAGTGATGAGAGGGAGGAAGATGACATGATGCCCATCCGATGGGTAAAATCACAGAATATCTACCATCCAAAAAACACTTGCTTTGCATATCTTGAATAA
- the LOC117425697 gene encoding protein C19orf12 homolog: protein MPVRVDDVMRLCCDLSLHQQMKAAVKHSGRGAFVAGATAFMGGLVGGPPGIAVGGAVGGLLGCWMTSGQFRPVPQIILEMPPQQQQQLYDSIMTIIGRLDWTDAAQLTALVMGNAVLQQKVAAALVTYITQELRAEVQYGE, encoded by the exons ATGCCTGTGCGAGTGGATGACGTCATGCGGTTATGCTGCGACCTTTCTCTGCACCAACAAATGAAGGCAGCAGTGAAGCATTCTGGGAGGGGGGCTTTTGTGGCAGGAGCAACAGCTTTCATGGGGGGCCTTGTGGGAGGCCCACCAGGGATTGCTGTCG gtggtgcagtgggtgGCTTGCTGGGTTGCTGGATGACCAGTGGGCAGTTTAGGCCTGTTCCCCAGATTATCTTGGAGATGccgccccagcagcagcagcaactttaTGACAGCATCATGACCATCATTGGGCGTTTGGACTGGACTGACGCTGCTCAGCTCACAGCGCTGGTCATGGGGAATGCAGTCCTGCAGCAGAAAGTGGCAGCCGCTCTCGTCACTTACATCACACAGGAGCTCAGAGCTGAAGTCCAGTACGGCGAATAA
- the LOC117425696 gene encoding tumor protein p53-inducible nuclear protein 2-like, protein MIGKITSFLLGDKMEEANEYDEYKELLETEEGEWVIVNVHESCPVVQLEMGSLENLLIEHPSMSVYNMRGQSSDQEEEDEDTDAPRPAQMARYAPRRVTVLARISHLHYMQRAELLVDRRKLSRNRLHRQDRSKKRYSPKEKHCGNFKQPCQRVYNY, encoded by the exons ATGATTGGAAAAATTACAAGCTTTCTGCTTGGAGACAAAATGGAGGAAGCAAATGAATACGACGAATACAAAGAGCTCTTAGAAACTGAAGAGGGGGAGTGGGTCATCGTGAATGTGCACG AGAGCTGCCCAGTGGTGCAGCTGGAGATGGGCTCCCTGGAGAACCTGCTGATTGAGCACCCCAGCATGTCTGTGTACAACATGAGGGGGCAGAGCAGCGaccaggaggaggaggatgaggatacAGACGCTCCCAG GCCTGCTCAGATGGCACGGTATGCGCCACGAAGGGTGACTGTTCTTGCGCGCATCAGTCATTTGCACTACATGCAGAGGGCTGAGCTCCTCGTCGACCGCAGAAAGCTGAGCAGGAATCGCCTCCACAGACAGGACCGATCCAAGAAACGATATTCTCCAAAAGAAAAGCACTGTGGCAATTTCAAGCAGCCCTGCCAGCGTGTCTATAATTACTAA